The Luteolibacter arcticus genome includes the window GCCCAAGTGCCGGAAGCCGGCGCCACGCTGCCGAACTCCCCGGTAGCGGACTATTGAACAAGCCCGCGTCGCCAGCGGCCCCACCGGGAGCGCCGGTCTTCAGACCGGCTCGAGTGGTCCCATTGTCGATCACTTCTTCATCGAGACTGGAGGACGGCCCAAGGATGCCCGCCATTCTTCGCCCGCCCGTCTTCAGCCCAGCGATTGGGGACCATTCGAGCCGGTCTGAAGACCGGCGCTCCCGGACACCCACACCTGCGAAGCGGAATGAATTCCCCCTCCCAGTGTCACATGCTCTGCATCTCCGAGACGATTTTCGTCAGCGGTATGAATAAGGCGAACACCATGATGGGCACAAAGCCAGCCATGAGCAGCAATCCCAAGCCAGCAATCCACGCCCCCGCTTTTCCTTTTCCCCAAATGAAGAACGCCGTGATCACCGACATCACCATCAGTGCCACTGCAACTCCCCCGCTATGACGTAAGGCAATTCCGCTGATCACGGGCAGTTGGGCATCAGCATCCAGTTCAGCAAACATCGCTCCGAACTTCGAAGCGGTCGAGCAAACGAACAGCCCGACGACCAACAAGACCAGCGTCAGCACCGTCGCGAAAACCCGCGCCAGCAACAGCGCCTGAGCCGACCGCGCCACGGAGCGCTCCACCGCCATTTCCAGCGGCTCATTCATTCCTTGTCCTCCTTCCCTCGCAGCACGTCGAAGAGACCCTCCACCTCTTTCACCACGCCCTCGGCTTCCTTGATCACGTCGCGGCCCTGCTCGATGACGTCGCCCGTGCGCTCCTTGAGGTGACCTTGCAGATCCTTGTCGAGCACCTCGCTGGTGAACTTCAGCACCTTCTCACCGGTCTCCGGAATGATCTCGATCATCCGCATCCCTGCTGCCTCGATCAGCCGTGCTGTTAGATCCTCCTTCGGATCATCCAGCGTGCCGGTGATGTGCAAGCTGGTCCACAGCAGCCCGCGCTCGCCCGGGGAAAACACGATTGTTTCCGCCCCCGGAATCCGCGCGAGAACACCGGGTACCAGACCGAGACGGAAGCGACCATCAAGTCGTTCCTGCTTGTCCAATTTCAGCGAACCTTCCAAGCGCACCAAGCCTTCACTCGCGATCACGATGTTCCGCAGATCCACCACGCCGTCTTCCCATCGGTAGTCCACCGTTCCTTCTTCCAAGGCAAGCCGGCGGAAACGGGTGGTGTCGGCATAAGCCGCCAGTGAGTCCAACAGCGGCAAGGCGGTCAGCACGCCGTCCGTGTGCTTGAGATTTCCCTCCACGATCGGGCCATGCGGACCGTGCTCCACCGTGAACTCGGACTCCACCTTTCCGGCGATCCGCTGCTTCCAAGTCTCCGGCAGGACCTCCGAGCACATCACATCGCGCAGGTGGCCATTGAAGGCGTAGCCGTCGCCCTTCACCGACATCTCGCCGGACAAGTCGAGCCGACCGCTTTGATAGACACGGAAATCCGCCTCGGACAGGGATACCGTGTCCTCGTGATAGCGCAGCCGCGCCTTGCCGAGCGCCATCGGCGGCGCCCACTTCCACGGCAACTTCACCGTGCCGTCATTGCCCTCCGCACGGTAGCTGCCCTTCGACGCGTCCGGCGTGATTCGCCACGAGGTGCCGGCGATGCTTACCGGCCCGCTACGGGTGATCACTTTCAGCGCCGAATTCCCCACGTCCACCAGCTTCACCTCCACCTCCTGGGGCACCAGGCTGTCGTACCATTTCTTCCCCTTCGGCGGTGGCGGTGGCACCACGACCTCGGGCGACTTCTCCACCCGGTCGGCGGCAGTCGCGTCGATCTCCACCTCGATCTTCCGCGCCCGCGCCTCGTCGATCCGCCACTTCCCTTCCCACCAACCGCCGAGTCCGACGTCCACGCGCAGGCCTTCGGAATCGATCGACCGGACGATGCCCTCGCCCGTCGCCGTGAAGGAGTCGGTATCCATGCTGGTACCGATCCAGCGGAAAGGGCTGAACTCGCAGGTCACGCCAATCGCCTTGCCCGCCTCGGTCGCCAGCATGTGACGAAAGCTGTCGCCGTGCAGCCAGCTCCGCAGCCCGACATAGCCCCCACCTAACAGGACCACGGCCCCGCCAAAGGCGATCACCCCGCCCCGCACCAACCAGCGGTTGCCCGTCTTTCCCTTCGCCACGGCTGCCTTGCGCCTGTCTCTTCGGCTCATGAGAAAAAGCTGCCCCCTTTCCCCCGCCGGGGCCAGAGGATTTAGGGCCGCGGATTTGGGAAGCCGGAGGGCGGAATAACTCGATCCCTCAATCTCCCAATCTCCCCACCCACCCTCCCCGCTTGCACCGCCCCGCGGCCCGCCTACACTTCCCCCCACATGCACGAGGAAATCTCCCTGGCCCGCGAAGTTGAAGCCATCCAAATCCCCAGCGGCGACGCGATCACGCTGCCGGCCGGGACGCCCGTTTTCATCACCCAGCGCCTCGGCGGCACCTACACCGTGGCCACCTCCGCAGGACTGGCACGGATTTCCTCGAAGGACGCCGACGCCCTCGGGGTGGATCTCGAAAAGGAGAAGGTCAAAGTCGCCGAAGCCGAGCGCCTGAAAGACGCCCCGCTCGAAGAACAAGTGTGGGGACAGTTGAAGGGCGTCTATGACCCGGAAATCCCGGTCGACATCGTCAATCTCGGCCTCGTGTACGACTGCGGCATCGAAGAGCACGACGGCAAGAAAGTCGTCACGGTGAAGATGACG containing:
- a CDS encoding AsmA-like C-terminal region-containing protein, whose amino-acid sequence is MSRRDRRKAAVAKGKTGNRWLVRGGVIAFGGAVVLLGGGYVGLRSWLHGDSFRHMLATEAGKAIGVTCEFSPFRWIGTSMDTDSFTATGEGIVRSIDSEGLRVDVGLGGWWEGKWRIDEARARKIEVEIDATAADRVEKSPEVVVPPPPPKGKKWYDSLVPQEVEVKLVDVGNSALKVITRSGPVSIAGTSWRITPDASKGSYRAEGNDGTVKLPWKWAPPMALGKARLRYHEDTVSLSEADFRVYQSGRLDLSGEMSVKGDGYAFNGHLRDVMCSEVLPETWKQRIAGKVESEFTVEHGPHGPIVEGNLKHTDGVLTALPLLDSLAAYADTTRFRRLALEEGTVDYRWEDGVVDLRNIVIASEGLVRLEGSLKLDKQERLDGRFRLGLVPGVLARIPGAETIVFSPGERGLLWTSLHITGTLDDPKEDLTARLIEAAGMRMIEIIPETGEKVLKFTSEVLDKDLQGHLKERTGDVIEQGRDVIKEAEGVVKEVEGLFDVLRGKEDKE
- the sufT gene encoding putative Fe-S cluster assembly protein SufT; the protein is MHEEISLAREVEAIQIPSGDAITLPAGTPVFITQRLGGTYTVATSAGLARISSKDADALGVDLEKEKVKVAEAERLKDAPLEEQVWGQLKGVYDPEIPVDIVNLGLVYDCGIEEHDGKKVVTVKMTLTAPGCGMGPVIAADAQAKIMTIEGIDDAKVELVWDPAWNQDMISEEGKMKLGMI